A single region of the Candidatus Bathyarchaeota archaeon genome encodes:
- a CDS encoding 4Fe-4S dicluster domain-containing protein, giving the protein MKRIYIKEDVCIGCRLCEVYCLVQHSKSKKIIKAYKGEYPKPISRILVEEKGHLSFALQCRHCEDPPCVEACITSAMYRDPDTGAVLCNDSKCVGCWMCIMVCPFGVIMRGKGGLGVASKCDLCYGEEVPVCVANCPNEALEFR; this is encoded by the coding sequence ATGAAGCGGATCTACATTAAAGAGGATGTATGCATTGGATGTAGACTCTGTGAAGTATACTGTTTAGTCCAACATTCAAAGTCTAAGAAAATAATCAAGGCCTACAAAGGTGAGTATCCAAAGCCTATCTCCCGAATATTGGTGGAGGAGAAAGGCCACCTCTCATTCGCCCTCCAATGCCGCCACTGTGAAGACCCCCCATGTGTAGAAGCCTGCATAACCAGCGCTATGTATCGAGATCCTGACACGGGCGCTGTCCTTTGCAACGACAGCAAGTGCGTCGGCTGTTGGATGTGCATCATGGTATGCCCTTTCGGCGTCATAATGAGGGGAAAAGGGGGATTGGGAGTCGCCTCAAAATGTGATCTATGCTATGGAGAGGAGGTCCCAGTATGTGTGGCAAACTGTCCGAACGAAGCCCTAGAATTCAGGTGA
- a CDS encoding NAD(P)/FAD-dependent oxidoreductase, producing MEYVIIGNSVAAVAAVEAIRNHDGDGKILIISDEPYSAYSRPLITYALAGKISEDTIFYRDKSFYDKNKVKTILGVKATSLNTKEKYITLKDGDKIYFNKLLISTGGIPISPNIQGRDLHGVFTFTKFDDLKRIRKYIDQYRVGETVVVGGGLIGLKTVEALTMLKMKVSIIELADRILSATFDKKASSIIEQSLRKIGCEVITGNTVSKIKGRGRVSAVILKDGKKINCDMVIFAIGVTPNIDLVRNTDIKTNRGIIVDSHMQTNVPDIYAAGDVAEGLDLTAGVTRPIAIWPNAYRQGSIAGCNMAGITKEYTGGIVMNSIELCNLPTISMGLTDPKGDEYETIEYYNDEKQVYKKIVLKENNIVGAIFINNIDRAGIYRNLIIDKVDISSFKEHILKEDFGLISLPKEYRKHLVSGPGLEV from the coding sequence ATCGAATATGTGATTATTGGAAATTCAGTAGCCGCCGTAGCTGCTGTAGAGGCTATACGAAACCATGACGGCGACGGCAAAATATTAATCATATCAGATGAGCCCTACTCAGCCTATTCAAGGCCACTCATAACATATGCACTTGCAGGTAAAATCTCAGAAGATACAATTTTTTATCGGGATAAGAGTTTCTATGACAAGAATAAAGTTAAGACCATCCTAGGAGTAAAAGCTACGTCTTTAAATACGAAGGAAAAATACATCACTCTCAAAGATGGAGATAAGATATATTTCAATAAATTGCTGATATCAACAGGTGGAATCCCAATCTCTCCAAATATTCAAGGTAGAGATCTTCATGGAGTCTTCACATTCACAAAATTTGATGATTTGAAGAGGATCAGAAAATACATTGATCAATATAGAGTAGGGGAGACTGTTGTGGTCGGAGGAGGATTGATAGGGCTTAAAACAGTCGAGGCATTGACGATGCTAAAAATGAAAGTTAGCATAATTGAATTAGCTGACAGAATATTGAGCGCGACTTTCGACAAGAAAGCATCTAGCATCATAGAGCAAAGTCTGAGAAAGATTGGTTGCGAAGTCATCACTGGTAATACTGTCTCCAAGATTAAGGGCAGAGGCAGAGTCTCCGCTGTAATCTTGAAGGATGGGAAGAAAATAAATTGTGACATGGTCATATTCGCTATTGGTGTGACGCCGAACATAGATCTTGTCAGGAATACGGATATCAAGACGAATCGAGGAATCATAGTGGACAGTCACATGCAAACAAACGTTCCAGACATATATGCTGCTGGAGATGTTGCTGAAGGCCTTGATCTCACAGCAGGAGTAACACGCCCCATAGCCATCTGGCCAAACGCCTACCGACAGGGCAGCATAGCCGGCTGCAACATGGCTGGGATAACAAAAGAATATACAGGAGGCATCGTCATGAACTCAATCGAACTCTGCAACTTACCAACGATATCTATGGGTTTAACGGATCCTAAGGGAGACGAATATGAAACAATAGAATATTATAATGACGAAAAACAGGTCTACAAGAAAATTGTTCTGAAGGAAAACAATATAGTCGGAGCCATATTTATCAACAATATTGATAGGGCCGGAATATATCGAAACCTCATCATCGACAAGGTAGACATATCAAGTTTCAAAGAGCATATTCTCAAAGAAGATTTCGGTTTAATATCTCTACCAAAAGAATATAGAAAACACTTGGTATCTGGACCGGGATTAGAAGTATGA